One region of Danio aesculapii chromosome 7, fDanAes4.1, whole genome shotgun sequence genomic DNA includes:
- the adma gene encoding adrenomedullin a, translating to MQLILQSIFCCCLLAAVAPSVDSAKHDLKRSIRLQRSKRDLSLSALRTLENRQFVRPDDVKDNLRPHSSTDISIRAKRSKNSINQSRRSGCSLGTCTVHVLAHRLHDLNNKLKIGNAPVDKINPYGYGRRRRSIPEKVLRLRKDGSGMRMVWSSSNSQSRLHKLEALLRRT from the exons ATGCAACTGATCCTGCAGTCAATCTTCTGCTGCTGCCTCCTGGCCGCCGTTGCACCCAGTGTGGACAGTGCGAAACATGACCTGAAAAGAAG CATCCGGCTTCAGAGATCAAAAAGGGATTTGAGTCTTTCTGCACTGAGGACTTTAGAGAACAGGCAGTTCGTCAGACCAGACGATGTCAAAGACAACTTGAGGCCACATTCCAG CACTGACATCAGCATTAGAGCAAAGCGCTCCAAGAACTCCATCAACCAGTCCAGGAGATCAGGCTGCTCACTTGGCACCTGCACAGTGCATGTGCTGGCACACCGTCTCCATGACCTCAACAACAAACTCAAGATCGGGAATGCACCCGTTGACAAGATCAATCCCTACGGCTATGGCCGCCGGCGAAGGTCCATTCCAGAGAAAGTATTGAGACTGCGGAAGGATGGCAGTGGGATGAGGATGGTGTGGAGCAGCTCAAACTCTCAATCGCGGCTTCACAAGCTGGAAGCGCTGCTCAGACGGACGTGA